The sequence below is a genomic window from Lujinxingia litoralis.
CCTCGGGCAGGAGGGCGCCGAGCAAACCTTTAACGTGCGGGGCCCCTTCCGGCTGCAGAACGTGGATTGCTACGGGGAGTCGCCCTGCTTGCCCCAGAACTCCCTGCGGGTGGCGTTTACCAACCCGATCTCGGAGAATGCCGAGCTCGGCGAGGCGATTGCGGTGATGCCGCCGGTGGCGAACCTGCAGGTGCACGCCCACGGTACGAATGCGACCTTGCAGGGGGACTTTTTGCCGAACACGACCTATCAGGTCGTGGTGAGCGAGGAGCTGCAGGATCGTTTCGGTCAGCCGCTTAAAGGGGAGCGTAGCGGGAGCGTGGCGATCGGTCCCTATCGGCCCTTTGTGGCGGGTCCGGCCGGGGCGATGGTGGTGTTGCCGGCGGATCGTGGCGCGGAGCTGCCGATCATGGTGGGCGGACTGAGTTCGTTGCGGGCGCGGGTCTATCAGGTGAGCCCCGGGGACTGGGAGGGGTTTCGCCAGCTGAGTCAGGAGGAGACGCACCGTCCGCCGGGGCGCCTGGTTCATGAGCAGATGATGAGCCTGGAGGGCGATGATGCTGGCGAGCGCCATCAGGTGGGCGTGGAGCTGGCCGCAGCGCTCAATGCTTCGGGGCAGGGGCATGTGGTGGTGGTGATCGATGAGCCGTCGCCCTGGCCCTGGACGAGTGGGCACAACCGCAAGCCGCGCTGGAACTACTGGGTGCAGGTCACTGACCTGAGCCTGGACCTGAGCAGCGATCGGCGCACGCTGGAGGGGCGCGTCACCTCGATGCGCACCGGCAAGGCGCTCGACGGGCTGGAAGTCTTCATCGGGGATCGGGCGCTGGTTCCGGGCCCGGTGAACGAAACGTTTAGTGCGGCGGTGCCCACCGGGGCCGATGCTCAGAAGCCGCTGGTGGTGCGCCGTGGTGAGGATCAGGTGATGATGCTTCCCGGCGGGCATGTCAGCCCCTGGGGGCGCCCGCAGTGGCCGACGATTTCGCAGCCGGAGACCGAGCAGGTGCACTGGTTTGTGATCGACGACCGCGGCATGTACAAGCCGGGCGAAGAGGTCACGATCCGTGGCTGGGTGCGCGCCCGTGAGCCGGGCCCGCACGGTGAACTCAAGCGGGTGGAGTCGCTCAATTCGCTGTCCTTTGTGGCGCGTGAGCCGCGGGGCAATGAGATCAAAAGCGGACGGGTGTCGGTCGACCGCTTTGGCGGGTTCGAGCTGCGCTTTGAGGTGCCCGAGGGCGCCAATCTGGGCTGGGGGCGCGTGGAGCTGAGCTCGGGAAGCCGGGTGGCCACCTCGCACGGATTTCAGATCCAGGAGTTTCGTCGTCCGGAGTACGAGGTCAGCGCTCGCGCGCTGGGAGAGCCCCATATCGCCGGGGAGGAACTCAGCTTTGAGGTGGAGGCCGCCTATTACGCCGGCGGTGGGTTGGGCGGCGCGCCGGTGCGGTGGGTGATGATGGACCAGCCGGCTGACTATGCACCCCCGGGCCACGAGGGCTGGAGCTTTGGCGACTGGCGGCCCTACTGGGGCTTTTACCGCGGATACCCCGGGATGGGGCGTGGGGAGGGGCGGCGAGAGGCGATGACGGGTCAGACCGACGCGCAAGGCCGGGCCCGTGCCACCGTGGTCTGGAACGCCGAGCAGGGCTTTGCCCGCTCGGTGAACGCGGTGGTCTCGGTCACTGATGTGAACCGCCAGAGCTGGGAGGCCTCAGCGCGCGCGCTGCTGCACCCGGCCCAGGTCTACGTGGGGCTGAAGAGCGAGCAGAACTTTGTGAAGCGCGGCGACGACTGGGAGATGCTCACCCGGGTGGTCGCGCTGGACGGCCAGCCGGTGGAGGGACGCCCGGTGGAGGTGGTGCTCTATCTGGCATCCAACCCCTGGAGCTTCGATGTGGAGACGGCTCAGGAGGTGGCGCGCTGTGCGACGCGTGGGGCCGCGGGCGATGAGCGCTGCGTGTTTAAGAAGCTGGCCGCCGGGGCCTACCGGGCGGTGGCCACCGTGCAGGATGAGGCCGGACGAAGCTCGGTGTCCCAGCTCGGCGTGTGGGTGGCCGGGCGCGATACCCGCGGAGTAGAGCGGGTGGAGGAGCAGCAGCTCGTGCTGATCCCGGGTCAGGAGAGCTACCGCCCCGGGGAGGTGGCCGAGGTGATGGTCAGCGCCCCATTCTACCCGATGGATGCCCAGGTGGCGTTGCGTCGTAACGGGCGCTACCAGACCCAACAGGTGCGGCTGACCGAAGAGGACCCGGTGATCCGGGTGCCGATCGACGACGCGATGACCCCGGGGGTGCATCTGGTGGTGCAGAGCGTGGGGGCGGCGGCCAGCGCCGCGCCGGATGCTTTTGCCCGTGGCGAGCTGGCGCTCCAGGTGGAGCCGGTGGAGCGTCGGCTCACGCTGGCGATTGAGCCTACGGCGCCCGCGGTGGAGCCGGGCAGTGTGCTCGGTGTCGATGTCGTCGTTACCGATCATCAGGGCAAGGCGGTGGCCGACACCAACGTGCTGCTCTTTGCGGTGGATGAGGCCGTGCTGGCGCTCTCCAACTACGAGCTCCGCGATCCCCTCAGCGTGTTTTACGCCCAGCAGGGCGCCGGGGTGTACGATCACCGCACCCGGCGCTGGTTGGTGAAGCCGCCGCAGCGCGATGAAGGCCAGCCGGTCGAAGAGGCCGAAGCGGCGATGCTGGACAACCTGGCCGAGGGCGCACCGATGGGCGCCAATATGGGCATGAGGGGCGGTGGCGAGATGCGGATGGCGCGCAAGGCGATGGCCGCCGCGCCGGCCGGGGACCAGGCCAGCCCGGCGTCGACACCCATCGCGGTGCGCGAGGTCTTTGATGCGCTGGCTTTCTTTGACGGGGAGCTGGTCACCGATGAAAACGGGCGCGTGCGGGTGGAGCGGGAGCTTCCCGATAGCCTGACCCGCTATCGTCTGATGGCGGTGGCCGTGGATGGCGAGCGCCGCTTTGGTCGCGGGGAGTCGCAGGTGGTGGCGCGCTTGCCGCTGATGGTGCGACCCTCGGCGCCGCGCTTCCTCAACGTGGGCGACCGCTTTGAGTTCCCGGTGGTGTTGCACAACCAGACCGACCAGGCGCGCACCGTCGATCTGGCGCTGCGGGCGGTCGGGGCGCTTAAGTGGTTGGAGTCGCCGGGACGCCGCGTGGAGGTGCCCGCCGGCCAACGCGTGGAAGTGCGCTGGCGGGCCGAGGCGACCTCGGCTGGCGAGGCGCGGGTGCAGGTGGCCGCGGTCAGTGGCAGCTTTGCCGACGCCGAGCTGGTGACCCTCCCGGTGCTCACGCCGGCCACCGCCGAGGCTTTTGCGACCTACGGATCGCTGGCCGAGGAGGATGTGGTCGGGGAGCAGGTGCAGGTGCCTCAAGAGGCGTTCGCGCAGTACGGCGGGCTGGAGTTCTCGGCGTCGTCGACGCAGCTGCAGGCGCTGACCGACGCCTTCATCTACCTGACGACCTACCGCTACGCGTGCAGCGAGCAGCTGGCCAGCCGGCTGCTGTCGGTGTTGGCCCTCTACGACGTGTTGGAGGCCTTTGACGCCGAGGGGCTCCCCTCGCCGGAAGAGCTCAAGGCCGCGCAGCAGGAGTGGGTCGACGCGATTCTGTTGGCTCAGCGTGGTGATGGTGGGTTCGGGTTTTGGAAGGGCAGCACCACCTCCTGGCCCTTTGTCTCGGTGCATGCCACCCACGCGCTGTGGATGGCGAAGCAGGCCGGTCTGGAGGTGCCCGACTACGCGCTGCAGCGGGCCCGCGCCTACCTGCAGCAGATCGACCGCCATATGAGTGAGGATGCCCCGCGGGTGCGGGCGACGGTTCAGGCCTACGCCACCAGCGTGCTGGCGAAGATGGGCGTGGCTGGCGATCGGGAGCTCGACGCGGTGGTAACCCGCTACGGGCTGGAGGAGCTGCCCCTGGAGGCGATGGGCTGGCTCTTGCCCATGGCTCGCGGCACGCAGTGGGAGGCGCGCTTTGTGCAGCGCTTGACCAACAACGCGCAGGAGAGCGCGGCCACCGCTGAGTTCCAGGACACCTATGCAGCCGGCGCCTACCGGGTGCTCTACTCCGGGCGGCGTACCGACGCGGTGGTGCTCGACGGGCTGATGCAGGTCAATCCCCAACATCCGCTGGTGGAGAAGGTGATGCGCGGGCTGCTGGCCCATCGCACGCGCGGGCGCTGGAGCAACACCCAGGAGAACGTGTTTGTGATCCTGGCGATGCGCCGCTACTTCGACACCTTTGAGGCGACCCGTCCCGAGTTTGTGGCCCGGGCCTGGGTTGGTGAGGCGCACTTTGCCGAGCATCGCTTCGAGGGGCGCACTGGCGTGTGCTACAACGCCCGGGTGCCCATGAGCTACCTGCAGGAGCAGGAGGCCGAGGTGCTGCCCGTGGTCATTGAGCGTCAGGGACAGGGGCGGATGTACTACCGCCTGGGTGTGCGGTATGCGCCGCGCAATCTGGACCTGCCGGCGAGCTCGGAGGGCATGGAGGTCGAACGGGTGTATGAGGCCATCGACCATCCTGACGATGTGCGCCGGGCCGAAGACGGCGCCTGGGAGATTCGCGCCGGCGCGCGGGTGCGGGTGACCTTGACGATGAGTCTGCCGGCCAGACGTTACCACGTGGCCCTGGTGGACTGGCTTCCGGCGGGGCTGGAAGCCATCAACACCAACCTGGCCGTCAGTCAGGTGGAGCCCGGTCTGGAGGGTGGCAGCGCCACTCGCCCCGGCTTCTGGTGGTGGAGCTGGCGCTGGTACGAGCACCAGAACACCCGCGATGAGCGCGTGGAGGCGTTTGCCTCCCTGGTGAATCCGGGCGTTCACACCTTTAACTACGTGGCGCGCGCAACCACCCCGGGCTCCTTTGTGGCGCCGCCGGCCCGGGCCGAGGAGATGTATCATCCCGAGACCTTCGGGCGCTCGGCCACGGAGCGGGTCCGCGTGATGGCGGAGCCGGCGGAGTAAGCTCCGCGCGTTGTGCATGTGTCATGAAGGTGATCAGGCCCGGGAGTGTTCCCGGGCCTGATCGCGTAGAGGCCCTGCAATGATGGGAGACGCCATGGATAGAACTCGCCAGATCGTTGCCGTGCTCATTGGCGCGCTGGTGGTCAGCGCGGCCAGCGCCGTGATCGCCCAGACCCGCGGTGAGCAGGCCCAGGTCATCAACGCTCGCCGCGCCCCGGAGCGGGTGGGCGATGAGGGGCAGGTGCGCGTGGCCCCTTTGCTCCAGGGAGCGCAGGCCTACATGGGGCGCTGGGTTCTGGCACCCAACGCGCAGACCGAGGCGCGCACCACCGAGGCCGAGGAGTACCTCTACATTTTGGAGGGCAGCGGCGTGGCGGTGATCAACGGCCAGAGCTACATCATCGGGCCCGAGATGGCCGTGTTTGTGCCGGCCGGCGCCGAGATTCGCGTGACCAACGGGGCTGAGCGTCTGGTGGCGGTGCAGGTCTTTGCCCCGGCCGACGAAGCGGCACGCTTTGAAGAGTGGCGTCTGCGCGACGATGGCGAATCCTGGCCGCCGCGGCGAAGGCGCCCGCGGGTGCGCACCCGCCAGTCCGGGCTGGACCCGGCCGAACCCGGGGACGTGAGCTTGATGCCCTGAGCCCGGTGCGCATCGTTGGCCCACACTTCTGTGATGGGAAACCAACCTCTGTGCGGGAGGCAGGCTTATGGGCGAAGCGGGCACGATCCGACGTGTGTTATTGACCGGCGCTACCGGGTTTGTGGGGCGGGCGCTCTACCCGGTGTTGACCGACGCGGGCTTAGAGGTGGTCTGTGCCACCCGCTCTCCGGAGCGCGCCCGCGAGCGCATGCCCGGGCGCCAGTGGGTGGGCATGGATGTCGAAGATCGCCACTCGGTGCGCCGGGCGATGGAGGATTGCGACGGAGCCTTCTACCTGATTCACCGCATGAGCGACGCCGATGACTACGAGGCCCGGGAGACCGCGGCGGCCATGAACTTTCTGGAGGCTGCCACCCACGCCGGCGTGCAACGGATGGTGTATCTGGGCGGGGTCAAGCCGCGCAAAGAGCCCTCGCGGCATTTACGCAGCCGTCTGGTGACCGGAGCGATTTTGCGAAGCGGGGACGTGTCCACCATTGAGCTGCGAGCCTCGATGATCATCGGGTCGGGAAGCGCCAGCTGGCAGCTTTTGCGCGATATCTCGGTGCGCCTGCCGGTGATGCTCTGCCCGCGCTGGCTGCGAAACCGCACCGAGCCCGTAGCTATCGAAGACGTGGTTCAGGCCTTGCTCGCCGCGCTTACCCTGGAGCAGGCGGGCAGCGCGAGTTTTGACATCCCGGGCCCCGAGGTGGTGACCTTTCAGGAGTGCGTCCGCCGGGTGGCCGAGGCCGTGGGCAACGACCCGGTGATGGTCAACGTGCCCCTGTTAACCCCCCACCTTTCGACCTACTGGCTGCGTCTGGTCACCGGCACCAACACCCAGCTAGCGCGCGAGCTGGTTGAAGGGCTCAAGGGCGATCTGCTGGCCCGCGACGATCATTTCTGGGAGCTGGCCGGGGTGGAGCGGCGAGTCTCGCTCGACGAGGCCATCGCCCGGGCGCTGGCCGGTGACGAGGCGCCGGGTAACCCCTACGAGAAGGCCATCCGGCGTCTGTATCGCGACCCTCACCCGGGGGTCTAGCTCAGGTCAGCGCCAGGGCGTTGGTCCAG
It includes:
- a CDS encoding alpha-2-macroglobulin family protein, with translation MRERRDKTRVAMATVLAAMLLAGCSSKTTTGDGPVEGQLADAQTLGVPNGMLGEDQGVEMVKAVRGEELSEEAIAALLDRMEPLEARTDDKVEFRRRSDTMPPAVPGEEVKEGWPPDLTRVSAEAPRAGTLEVQAYRPQGAVEGPIQLSVSFSRPMVAVGQVGQAPAPPISLSPAPQGRWRWLGTRTAVYEVSEAWPRATAYEVEVAREATSIDGSALAQAVRFGFETAPAKVSQVYPVAHQVQSADAPVHVVFNQPVKPEVITQISVRADRAEVAMEEVRGEDAQALRAKVSPALVEAGAQGRVVTLVPVTPYPDSAKVEVKVAAPIPAVEGPILGQEGAEQTFNVRGPFRLQNVDCYGESPCLPQNSLRVAFTNPISENAELGEAIAVMPPVANLQVHAHGTNATLQGDFLPNTTYQVVVSEELQDRFGQPLKGERSGSVAIGPYRPFVAGPAGAMVVLPADRGAELPIMVGGLSSLRARVYQVSPGDWEGFRQLSQEETHRPPGRLVHEQMMSLEGDDAGERHQVGVELAAALNASGQGHVVVVIDEPSPWPWTSGHNRKPRWNYWVQVTDLSLDLSSDRRTLEGRVTSMRTGKALDGLEVFIGDRALVPGPVNETFSAAVPTGADAQKPLVVRRGEDQVMMLPGGHVSPWGRPQWPTISQPETEQVHWFVIDDRGMYKPGEEVTIRGWVRAREPGPHGELKRVESLNSLSFVAREPRGNEIKSGRVSVDRFGGFELRFEVPEGANLGWGRVELSSGSRVATSHGFQIQEFRRPEYEVSARALGEPHIAGEELSFEVEAAYYAGGGLGGAPVRWVMMDQPADYAPPGHEGWSFGDWRPYWGFYRGYPGMGRGEGRREAMTGQTDAQGRARATVVWNAEQGFARSVNAVVSVTDVNRQSWEASARALLHPAQVYVGLKSEQNFVKRGDDWEMLTRVVALDGQPVEGRPVEVVLYLASNPWSFDVETAQEVARCATRGAAGDERCVFKKLAAGAYRAVATVQDEAGRSSVSQLGVWVAGRDTRGVERVEEQQLVLIPGQESYRPGEVAEVMVSAPFYPMDAQVALRRNGRYQTQQVRLTEEDPVIRVPIDDAMTPGVHLVVQSVGAAASAAPDAFARGELALQVEPVERRLTLAIEPTAPAVEPGSVLGVDVVVTDHQGKAVADTNVLLFAVDEAVLALSNYELRDPLSVFYAQQGAGVYDHRTRRWLVKPPQRDEGQPVEEAEAAMLDNLAEGAPMGANMGMRGGGEMRMARKAMAAAPAGDQASPASTPIAVREVFDALAFFDGELVTDENGRVRVERELPDSLTRYRLMAVAVDGERRFGRGESQVVARLPLMVRPSAPRFLNVGDRFEFPVVLHNQTDQARTVDLALRAVGALKWLESPGRRVEVPAGQRVEVRWRAEATSAGEARVQVAAVSGSFADAELVTLPVLTPATAEAFATYGSLAEEDVVGEQVQVPQEAFAQYGGLEFSASSTQLQALTDAFIYLTTYRYACSEQLASRLLSVLALYDVLEAFDAEGLPSPEELKAAQQEWVDAILLAQRGDGGFGFWKGSTTSWPFVSVHATHALWMAKQAGLEVPDYALQRARAYLQQIDRHMSEDAPRVRATVQAYATSVLAKMGVAGDRELDAVVTRYGLEELPLEAMGWLLPMARGTQWEARFVQRLTNNAQESAATAEFQDTYAAGAYRVLYSGRRTDAVVLDGLMQVNPQHPLVEKVMRGLLAHRTRGRWSNTQENVFVILAMRRYFDTFEATRPEFVARAWVGEAHFAEHRFEGRTGVCYNARVPMSYLQEQEAEVLPVVIERQGQGRMYYRLGVRYAPRNLDLPASSEGMEVERVYEAIDHPDDVRRAEDGAWEIRAGARVRVTLTMSLPARRYHVALVDWLPAGLEAINTNLAVSQVEPGLEGGSATRPGFWWWSWRWYEHQNTRDERVEAFASLVNPGVHTFNYVARATTPGSFVAPPARAEEMYHPETFGRSATERVRVMAEPAE
- a CDS encoding cupin domain-containing protein; amino-acid sequence: MDRTRQIVAVLIGALVVSAASAVIAQTRGEQAQVINARRAPERVGDEGQVRVAPLLQGAQAYMGRWVLAPNAQTEARTTEAEEYLYILEGSGVAVINGQSYIIGPEMAVFVPAGAEIRVTNGAERLVAVQVFAPADEAARFEEWRLRDDGESWPPRRRRPRVRTRQSGLDPAEPGDVSLMP
- a CDS encoding NAD(P)H-binding protein, whose amino-acid sequence is MGEAGTIRRVLLTGATGFVGRALYPVLTDAGLEVVCATRSPERARERMPGRQWVGMDVEDRHSVRRAMEDCDGAFYLIHRMSDADDYEARETAAAMNFLEAATHAGVQRMVYLGGVKPRKEPSRHLRSRLVTGAILRSGDVSTIELRASMIIGSGSASWQLLRDISVRLPVMLCPRWLRNRTEPVAIEDVVQALLAALTLEQAGSASFDIPGPEVVTFQECVRRVAEAVGNDPVMVNVPLLTPHLSTYWLRLVTGTNTQLARELVEGLKGDLLARDDHFWELAGVERRVSLDEAIARALAGDEAPGNPYEKAIRRLYRDPHPGV